The window CCTGAGAATTTACCGCAGCAGGCTTCTGCTTCGCAAACCGCCGCTGCCGCAGGCAAACGCGCGCCGGAAGTCAACATCGACGCTGCGCATGGCCGCCCCTATGTGATCTTCGAGGGCACCAGCATCGATACGGCCCTGGTCAACCGTCTCGACGGCGAGTTTGCCGGCCCGGTCAAGGTCATGGTGACGAATCCCGTCTACAGCCGGGACCGCCAGCATGTGCTCATCCCCGAAGGGACGTTCATTCTCGGCGATGTTCAGAAGGTCTCCGGCTTTGGGCAGAAGCGTCTTGCCGTCGTCTTCCAGCGGATGATTATGCCGGACGGTTACTCCGTCGATCTCGACCAGTTCCACGGACTCGACCAGGCCGGTGAAACCGGCCTCAAAGATAAGATCAACAACCATTACCTCGAAATCTTCGGCGCAAGCATTGCGCTCGGTGTGATCGCAGGCGCAGCCGAGGCGGCGACGTATGGCAACGGCTACACCCTGAGCGGCCCGTCGATGTACGAACAGGGCGTTGCCTCCAGCCTGTCGCAATCGGGCGCGGACGTACTCGACCGCTTCATCAATATCCCGCCGACCATCACCATCCGTGAGGGCCACCGGATCAAGGTGTACATCACGCAGGACATGCTGCTGCCCGCATACGAGGACCACGACATGCCGGGGGTGATGTGATGCGCGTGGCCATGCTCACGCTTCTCGGCTTGCTTGTGGTTGGCTGCGCCTCCCCCTTGCCGCCAAAGAAACCCTCACCCTACCGCTACACCACCCACGCGCCATTCAACGGAAAGGAGCCGTCATGAAATCACTCAAATCGTTACTTCCCCTCGTCTTTCTCATCTCTGCGCTCGCGCCTCTGGCGCACGCACAGTTCGGCTCGGGCATCGTTTATGACCCCACGCAGAGCGCCCATGCCATCGAGCAGATCGAGCAGGGATCGCAGAGCTTACAAACCGCAGAGCAGATCTATACCACTGCCTACAGGACGATGAACCAGGTCATCGCCGCCTACAACCTTGCCTACCAGATGTCGCGGATGCCGCAGGATCTCGCCGCGCGGTATCGGTCCGACTTTTCCATGTGGACCAGCTTCGCATCCGCATCGGCGCCTGACACCTACGGCAATACCTCCGCATGGATCAACGCGCTCGATCTCGGCAACCCCACGCGCGCCACTTCCGCCTATAACGCTGCCGTCATTCCGTTGCAGAGCTATCCGGACGGTGCACTGTCCTCGCAGGATGCACCCACGCAAACAGCGATCCAGAACCAGTATGCCTCCTCCGAGATCGGGCAGGCGACCTTGACAAATTCGTTGTCCACGCTCGGCACCATCCGCTCCGATTCCCAGACCTTCCAGCAGAAGCTGACGAACCTCGAATCCGACACCTACTCGACCGACCCGACACAGCAAACCTCG of the Terriglobia bacterium genome contains:
- a CDS encoding TrbI/VirB10 family protein, translated to PENLPQQASASQTAAAAGKRAPEVNIDAAHGRPYVIFEGTSIDTALVNRLDGEFAGPVKVMVTNPVYSRDRQHVLIPEGTFILGDVQKVSGFGQKRLAVVFQRMIMPDGYSVDLDQFHGLDQAGETGLKDKINNHYLEIFGASIALGVIAGAAEAATYGNGYTLSGPSMYEQGVASSLSQSGADVLDRFINIPPTITIREGHRIKVYITQDMLLPAYEDHDMPGVM